Proteins encoded together in one Ferroglobus placidus DSM 10642 window:
- a CDS encoding DNA topoisomerase IV subunit A, with amino-acid sequence MKYEREALASLLKILERIYDQMSRGEVPEIDIATRTKYNIEFDENSEVWVYGDRTSTRSAKTVRGAYMLLRMAYVIGFLKEQLKANKSSTLRELYYISENWGLAKFDEQAESDRLIEDLEILTSFQREHFRIRPEEDGATVIGPLRIRENTRRGVREIHCQEDVGEGGYQIPVNVDNIEFVDHDADFVIAVETGGMRDRLVENGFDEKFRAIIVHLKGQPARSTRRLLKRLNAELNLPVVVFTDGDPWSYRIYASVAYGSIKAAHLSEYLATPSAKFVGIRPSDIVKYDLPSDKLTDKDIQALKAILTDPRFDTEFWKNEINLQLELGKKSEQQALAKYGLDYVTDVYLPERLTELGVLK; translated from the coding sequence TTGAAGTACGAGAGGGAAGCTTTGGCTAGTTTGCTTAAAATTCTTGAAAGAATTTACGATCAGATGAGCAGAGGAGAGGTGCCGGAAATAGACATAGCGACGAGGACGAAGTACAACATAGAGTTCGATGAAAATAGCGAAGTTTGGGTTTACGGAGATAGAACTTCTACGAGAAGTGCCAAAACTGTAAGAGGAGCTTACATGCTTTTAAGAATGGCTTACGTCATCGGCTTTTTAAAGGAACAGCTGAAAGCGAACAAGTCCTCCACGTTGAGAGAACTCTACTACATTTCCGAGAACTGGGGGTTGGCAAAATTTGACGAGCAAGCTGAGAGCGATAGGCTGATAGAGGATCTCGAAATTTTAACGAGCTTTCAGAGGGAGCATTTCAGAATTCGTCCGGAAGAGGATGGGGCTACTGTTATAGGTCCGCTGAGGATCAGAGAAAACACGAGGAGAGGCGTGAGGGAGATACACTGCCAAGAAGATGTTGGTGAGGGAGGTTATCAGATTCCGGTTAACGTGGACAATATAGAGTTCGTCGACCACGACGCCGATTTCGTCATTGCCGTTGAAACCGGTGGTATGAGGGATAGACTTGTAGAGAACGGATTTGACGAGAAGTTTAGAGCCATAATAGTTCACTTAAAAGGGCAGCCAGCGAGAAGTACGAGGAGGTTGTTGAAGAGGTTAAATGCTGAGCTGAACCTTCCGGTGGTCGTTTTCACGGATGGAGATCCTTGGAGTTACAGAATTTACGCAAGCGTGGCTTACGGAAGCATAAAAGCGGCACATCTGAGCGAGTATCTTGCTACTCCTTCCGCGAAATTCGTCGGAATAAGACCGTCCGACATCGTCAAGTACGATCTCCCCTCTGACAAGCTTACAGATAAGGACATTCAGGCTTTAAAAGCGATTCTAACGGATCCGAGGTTCGATACCGAATTCTGGAAGAATGAGATAAACCTTCAGCTTGAGCTCGGGAAGAAATCTGAGCAGCAGGCTCTGGCTAAGTACGGGCTCGATTACGTCACTGACGTGTATCTCCCGGAAAGGCTGACTGAGCTGGGTGTGCTTAAATGA